The proteins below come from a single Seriola aureovittata isolate HTS-2021-v1 ecotype China chromosome 23, ASM2101889v1, whole genome shotgun sequence genomic window:
- the LOC130164679 gene encoding FH2 domain-containing protein 1-like gives MHVMASVSSANERQGFSLQEEGVAVAVPTSPPSPPLRFSDIEGNRTKPPPPAPAPPPPPPPPPPPPLLPPPPPPPLLPLIPGLGDPAGGGLRKKKRVRSFYWKTIPEEQVKGRPNLWTQSPVQQQYQIDVHTIEELFGQNDCQSKDKATPTRGGRNRSSFRETKEEISILDSKRGMNIGIFLKQFKRSNQTIVDDIRQGNSESYGAEPLRELLKLLPETEEVKKLKSYRGDVSKLSLADSFVYLLIQLPSYPVRIESMLLKEEFPAACEVMKRDIRILRSAATELMCCEELHAVLHLVLQAGNILNAGGYAGNAVGFKLSSLLSLADTKANKPGMNLLHFVALEAQKKDERLLEFPLKLSHVQAAARISLETLDAELKWLMSRTRSVEENVQRDTELLQQLDGFLQAATSSLCSLRGSRQQLRKEGSELIDFFCEDRDAFRLDDCFGIFHTFCSRFSHAVKENVEREAKEAARRRRLQELEEQKRHSWAGGEEVSGSFRLRCSSETDMSAAMSRHDEAGLLMELLTPKSRPRSPLNNSVLGRSGSLRRSRNSPSSSPSLAAERELSTLLGMAASDPKVGQQRGGGGALRSASPKPSPQTLPQSPGVTTCSFPQNQQPQSGEIAPQTPSSAPETNAHHTTTTYLSYAAPQTPADAVDPTKKPTSDSHQQSDHNNNNGDDRLGFSSRTREEPPRTNKAGRDVSGRITCSDESFDCDAPGGMSVVLETCTLVPELRVFDKVATSAGRDEGHHTGRHEDDVFITDLEEEEEGVDESQTGNVEKSEVGRDEEEEPVIVWCVTGVCEAAGELAHTDNTHVRTDKDPCRTDNQGGNQPASSASANHTPTEPQPANEKPVPVPISSQPVPVSRCDDPSRQVSSPRWRPAEPASANGAPALTTDASEEGKEPANHREEAEGSTNDTRDEKTRPEQSTNDRGRSNASTNRKAEPATLSKPSTRNTLTSKTRPTASKPNATTSSASTANKSRPVRTLTTSENQGMRRVVPISRTSRPEKPPAHHRGSSSTAAPASLTVSNPNSSASLRRGERPSTAPSSRRSSIHKDAKDQKISGPQNQDLQRKPSVRKPVTKPKPQPEEKMCRSTLRALSQAGEGGGGGGSSISAPATPLHKAATPSSSPLPGFARSTASFSFRRTHTALPPHSPHTGSDSSHKPSPKTTSSSSSSSVAPPGNSSPFTRTGSVRVSTASRSSDLLNPSSSSSSPLRRSQSIRASPRSPLHDSLAPPKGHRLSDSGSFSDKSSHSRDSVKAARPSWR, from the exons ATGCACGTGATGGCCAGCGTCTCCTCGGCCAATGAGAGGCAGGGTTTCTCCCTCCAAGAGGAGGGCGTGGCCGTCGCCGTGCCGAcgtctcctccttctcctcctttgaGATTTTCTGATATCGAAGGCAACCGGACAAAACCGCCTCCCCCTGCCCCcgctccccctccccctcctcctcctcctcctcctcctcctcttcttcctcctcctcctccgccgccTCTACTGCCCCTGATTCCAGGGCTGGGAGACCCCGCAGGAGGAGgcctgaggaagaagaagagggtgaGGAGCTTCTACTGGAAAACGATACCTGAGGAGCAG gTGAAGGGGCGGCCCAACCTGTGGACTCAGAGCCCAGTGCAGCAGCAGTACCAGATCGATGTCCACACCATCGAGGAGCTGTTTGGTCAGAACGACTGTCAATCAAAGGACAAGGCCACGCCCACCAGGGGAGGGAGGAACAGGAGCTCGTTCAGAGAAACCAAAGAGGAG ATCTCCATTCTGGACTCTAAGCGAGGGATGAACATCGGGATTTTCCTCAAACAGTTCAAGAG GTCCAATCAGACGATAGTAGACGACATTCGCCAAGGCAACAGTGAGTCTTATGGGGCGGAGCCTCTGAGGGAGCTGCTGAAACTGCTGCCGGAGACAGAAGAG GTAAAGAAGCTGAAGTCGTACCGAGGCGACGTCTCGAAGCTCTCACTGGCCGATTCCTTCGTGTACCTGCTGATTCAGCTCCCCAG ttaCCCCGTCCGTATCGAGTCCATGCTGCTGAAGGAGGAGTTTCCCGCGGCGTGCGAGGTCATGAAGCGAGACATTAGGATCCTCCGCTCTGCCGCCACAG aGTTAATGTGTTGTGAGGAGCTCCATGCTGTTCTCCACCTGGTGCTGCAGGCTGGAAACATCCTCAACGCT GGAGGTTACGCGGGAAACGCCGTGGGCTTCAAGCTGTCGTCCCTCTTGTCTCTGGCCGACACCAAGGCCAACAAACCGGGCATGAACCTGCTGCACTTCGTCGCTCTG gaAGCTCAGAAGAAAGACGAGCGGCTGCTGGAGTTTCCTCTGAAGCTGAGTCACGTCCAGGCGGCAGCCAG AATCTCCTTGGAAACGCTGGACGCTGAACTCAAGTGGCTGATGTCTCGCACGCGCTCAGTAGAGGAGAACGTCCAGAGAGACAcggagctgctgcagcaactGGACGGCTTcctgcag GCGGCGACCTCGTCTCTGTGTTCGCTGCGGGGGAGTCGGCAGCAGCTGAGGAAGGAAGGCAGCGAGCTGATCGACTTCTTCTGTGAGGACAGAGACGCGTTCAGACTCGACGACTGCTTCGGCATCTTTCACACCTTCTGCTCCAGGTTCAGCCACGCCGTCAAG GAGAACGTGGAGCGGGAGGCTAAGGAGGCCGCACGCCGCCGGCGcttgcaggagctggaggagcagaagagGCACTCCTGGGCCGGTGGCGAGGAG GTGTCTGGAAGCTTCAGGTTGCGCTGCAGCAGCGAGACGGACATGTCAGCTGCCATGTCACGACACGACGAGGCCGGGCTGCTGATGGAGCTCCTGACCCCGAAGTCCCGCCCCCGCTCACCCCTAAACAACAGTGTTCTGGGGCGCTCAGGGAGTTTACGACGTTCCCGGAACTCTCCATCCAGCTCGCCGTCTCTTGCTGCCGAGCGCGAGCTGAGCACGCTCCTAGGAATGGCGGCCTCTGACCCCAAAGTCGgccagcagagaggaggaggaggagctcttCGATCGGCCTCGCCTAAACCTTCCCCTCAGACTCTGCCCCAAAGTCCAGGGGTCACCACATGCAGCTTCCCCCAAAACCAGCAGCCTCAGTCGGGCGAGATCGCACCACAAACCCCGTCGTCAGCTCCCGAGACAAACGCACATCACACAACAACCACTTACCTCAGCTACGCTGCTCCCCAGACTCCAGCAGACGCCGTCGATCCCACAAAGAAACCTACCTCTGATTCACACCAGCAATctgaccacaacaacaacaacggcGACGACCGACTCGGTTTTAGCAGCCGGACGAGGGAGGAACCGCCGAGGACGAATAAAGCCGGTCGGGACGTTAGTGGACGAATCACCTGCAGCGACGAGAGCTTCGACTGCGACGCGCCAGGCGGCATGTCTGTGGTTTTAGAAACGTGCACGCTGGTGCCTGAGCTGAGGGTGTTTGACAAGGTCGCCACCTCGGCCGGTCGCGACGAAGGGCATCACACCGGTCGCCACGAGGACGACGTGTTCATCACGGatctggaggaagaggaagagggagtgGACGAATCCCAGACTGGGAATGTAGAAAAATCTGAGGTGGGAagagacgaagaggaggagccGGTGATTGTCTggtgtgtgacaggtgtgtgtgaggcgGCCGGCGAACTCGCACACACGGACAACACACATGTACGGACTGATAAGGATCCGTGTCGGACTGACAATCAGGGAGGAAACCAGCCAGCTTCCTCCGCCTCAGCCAACCACACGCCCACAGAACCTCAGCCAGCCAATGAAAAGCCAGTGCCTGTACCCATCAGCAGCCAACCAGTGCCTGTCTCCCGCTGTGACGACCCGTCACGGCAAGTCTCTTCCCCCAGGTGGCGCCCAGCAGAGCCTGCATCAGCCAATGGAGCGCCTGCTCTCACCACAGATGCCTCAGAGGAAGGTAAGgaaccagccaatcacagggAAGAAGCAGAGGGCTCCACCAATGACACAAGAGATGAGAAGACCCGCCCAGAACAATCAACAAACGACAGGGGAAGAAGCAACGCTTCCACCAACAGAAAGGCGGAACCAGCAACTTTGTCCAAACCGTCCACCAGGAACACCTTAACCTCAAAAACCCGACCCACGGCGTCGAAACCCAACGCAACCACAAGCTCCGCCTCCACCGCTAACAAGTCCAGACCCGTCAGGACTCTCACCACCTCCGAGAACCAGGGCATGAGGCGTGTTGTTCCCATCTCCCGAACCAGCCGTCCCGAGAAGCCTCCTGCCCACCACCGGGGATCCTCCAGCACCGCGGCGCCCGCCAGTCTGACCGTCTCCAACCCCAACAGCAGCGCCTCCCTCCGGCGTGGAGAGAGGCCCTCCACTGCTCCTTCCTCCCGACGATCCAGCATCCACAAAGACGCGAAAGACCAGAAGATCTCAGGTCCTCAGAACCAGGACTTGCAGAGGAAGCCGTCCGTCCGAAAACCTGTAACCAAACCCAAACCCCAGCCGGAGGAGAAGATGTGTCGCTCCACGCTGCGAGCGCTCTCTCAGGCcggagaaggaggtggaggaggaggcagcagcatcAGTGCTCCTGCCACCCCTTTGCACAAAGCCGCTACCCCGTCATCATCGCCGCTTCCGGGTTTCGCCCGAAGCACCgcctccttttctttcagaCGGACCCACACCGCACTTCCTCCTCATTCCCCCCACACTGGCTCAGACTCCTCCCATAAACCCTCCCCCAagaccacctcctcctcctcctcctcctccgtcgcCCCGCCCGGCAACTCGTCGCCTTTCACCCGAACAGGCTCAGTCAGAGTCTCCACCGCCTCCAGATCTTCAGACCTCCTCAacccgtcctcctcctcctcctccccgttGAGGAGGTCTCAGAGCATCAGGGCGTCTCCTCGCTCCCCCCTCCACGACTCGCTGGCTCCTCCTAAAGGCCACCGGCTGAGCGACAGCGGCAGCTTCTCCGACAAGTCGTCTCACTCCAGAGACTCGGTCAAGGCCGCGAGGCCGAGCTGGAGATAA